The genomic stretch AAGAATTATGTTTGGGAATCGTtttacatcatgtttttgtatAATAAACATACACTCTGTTTACCCTGttcatacaatttaaaggtagGATAAATAGCACAAACACCTGCATTTAtaatccacatttttttttttagaaagtcACTGAATTTGTACCATCTCCATGATGCTGCATGGtagctgacctttgacctcgcTCTGGAGGTGGATACATGAAGAACCAGCAGCCCTGTGTTTTCAATAAAGAGTCACATATTAGTGATTAATAAGCACTTGAGAATGAGTAAGTGGGGAGACCGACTGAAGAAGGTTGAGCAGCTCGCTCAGTCCTTCCAGCTGAAACCTCTGGCAACACGCTACAAACCTCGACTGTGGCCATGCCAGCCATCCTCCGTGTGGAAGCTCTTCCCTCGTCAAAATATGGCGATCAGCTTCGCTAAGAGCTGCAAAGAGGTAACATGAGAATTTTGCTGATACAGGACGATCTCATTTTCCAACCTGTGTGTGAAGGGAGATTGCTGACATTTGTGCCTTCATTTCCTAGACCGTCCATGTTTTTGcacttgaaaaagaaaacacaccgCTGGGTCAAAGGATCTACCTGGTTACCAGTTACAGTGAGCTGTGGCATTACTACAAGTAAATATCAGTTCACAGGGTTTATGCAATGCATTAGAAGTTTCAAAAAATGCTAAATCTTAACAGTAAATGTCCAGCAAACGGGGACATTTCTGCCAAATaaaaggacagtaatattacagTAATCAATAGtgatagtaaaaaataaacaatatgatAAAAGGTAAGAAAAAGAATTGACTCGtatttatataatattgtaaaaatataaacattagaaatatatttgaatttgaatataCTATACTTGGATTTTTAACATAATCACTCACATTAGCAATACAtctttgaatatttttgagGAATTGAACAATAAGCATGATATTTATTAGTTTGAACAGCtactaaaataaacaatattgtTGACAATAGACATTGATTGCTGTGGGCATGAGGGAATTCTGCAAACTTTATTTTCCCCAATTGCACATATAATAAACAATTAGATGTGATCATAAGGCTTTGAAAGTCTGGACATTTTGGCgataaagcatttaaaaataagtAGCATcctatgttgtgtgtttgtaaagGAAATGCAATGACGTGCACTGATCTGTGATTGTGATTTCTCTCTTGATGTTTTTCCAGGACTTACCCACAGTCGTTGATGCACTGCTATGAGGTGATACCAGAGGGCACTGTTTGCAAGCTCTACTTTGATTTGGAGTTTCACAAGCCCTCAAACAAAAAGGCTGATGGGAAAGCTATGGTGTCTTCACTTATCCAGGTAGGGCACTTCTTGTGTCTGCATTGACGGTGAATCTTCCTACATTctgttcaaatgtatttttatggaGCAGCAGGCTTCACATATAGATAAAGATTCAGATATTGTTCAGTTTAAGAAGTTTTAAGCCAAGTAATGTGTTATAAAAGTATCTACTTGACATTAGGGATGTCCCTAATAGCAAATTTCCATgacatttaaagcaaaactcaGAAAACAGTCAGAATTGAACACAATGCAATCTAAAGTGTTAAACATTGTCTACAAAACAAGCTTAACAACTTAGATGCAACAATTAAACAGAGTTGTTAACAGTAGTAGTGGatgccttttaaaaaataaaaataaaaaaaaaaataaattggcaAGACTTGATATTTCAATTATGTCAAGATGTGATTAAAATATTAACGATAATAACATAAATTACTAACTGTCAACATTCCTCCTTGACATTCAACCACTAAGTAAGAATTCTGAAGCAGATGTAGCAGATGCAAGaagatgcaaagacaatgatgagTAATAACAATATTTCAGATAAAGTTCTTTATCTATCAGTCTTTTAATTTCAAGCTGTACAACACTGATTTACTTCAGGGTTGCCAAATTGTCAATTGAGAGAGCTCTTTCTTTTAGCCATATTGAATCTTCTCTGAATGTAGGTTATTAATTAAATCCTCTGGGCACATTTTAATGGTTGGGACTATAGTTTTCTTTCAGGAAATAAAgtttttcagaatcagaatcagaatcagaaaaaactttattgtcccctgcaaaaagcagtggaaATTCGTCTTTGACGTGTTCACAGATGTGCAGtcaacataaaaacagcaacataataaaaataaaataaatacagtgcatACGTGCAATACAGAATGAGGATTTTAAAAGGATTTTATAGTGCattgttgatgatgttgatggCGGATGGGACGAATGATTTTTTCACTAAGTTTGTCCTGGCTAGTGGGACCCTGTAGCGACGGCCTGAAGGAAGGAGTTGGAATGAGTTGTGGAGTGGATGTGAAGGGTCATGTATGATGGAGGTGGCTTTGCGTCTGACTGCCTGTGTGTGGAGGTCTGAGATGGAGGACTGTGTGGTGCCTGTTATTTTACTTGCGTGTTTGATGATGCGTGACAGTTTGGATTTGTCTCTGACGGAAAGAAAGGTGTACCAGGATGAGATGTTGTAAGTGAGGACTGACTCGATGAGTGATCTGTAAACGactgttaaaatgtctttgCTCACATTAAAACTCCTCAATTTCCTCAGCAAGAAGAGACGTTGTTGTGCCTTTTTGTAGGTGTGTTCAGTGTGGACAGAGAAGGACAGTGTTCTGTCCACCTCAATGCCCAGATACCTGAacgcctccacctgctccacctcctgcccTTTGATCTTCAGTGGCTGCAGTAGTGGTTGGGCGGAGTCACCTGGtgtcactctcctgcagcaACACAGCTCCTTCGTCTTAGAGATGTTAAGCTCTAAGAAGCTCTCCTCAATGAGAGTGATGAGTGAGTCCACCTGTTGGTGATATGCTGTTAGGCTATTAGAGTCTGTCAGGTAAGCCACCAAGGCCATGTCATCAGCATATTTAAAAAGTGTCATATTGTCCATGTTGCAGGTTATCTTGTTTGTGTAGATGGAGAAAAGAATAAGGGGAAAGTAGGTTCACTATTGATTCAGAAGAGCCCGGGATGATAAGTAAAATGTCTGGTCCAAGAAAAGAGTTGTTGACTTCAGTATTATCGTCAAAAACGCTTAAATGTGAAAAACGTGTAAAACGTGGCTGTAGTTATTCATAGATAGGAGGAACATCTAACAAATACATTGTTTATTTTACCTTGTGACTTTCTTTCAACCTAGATGTATTATTCTtacctgtcttttttttcttttctttttttgttgacagTATGTTTGTGACAAGCTGATGGAAGTTTATGGGATTAAATGCTCCTCAAACAACATCCTCAATCTTGACTCCAGTACAGAAGAGAAATTCAGTCGACATCTCATCTTCAATATCCAGAATGCAGCTTTCAAAGACAACATACATGTGGGTATGTTCCAAGTTGTGTAAAGGCAACAAAACCTCTTCTTCCATATGTACCTTCAGTTCATatactcttctttttttatttaggtAGGTTTATCCATGCAATCCTCCAACCAGTCCTGAGCACACCCAAAAGTGGAAGTAGCCTGAATGATGAGATGAATTCGGTTGCAGAAAACAACGAAACACGGTTTGTTTTTCAGACTTTTGAAGAAAAAGTTTTTTGTCTCTGCTGTCGCCACTTTGTATACATTTTCTCAATTATGTGctgacagcagaacacatgCTGATTCTGAGGAGAAGCCATCAAAGGCAGGTGAGACGTCTGAGAGTCCACAGGCCAAGAGACGCAAGCTGGGAGACAGAGACCTCAGGTTCCTCCAGGTGAAAAACAAGGACGGCCAGGACTGCCTTTTTGTTGATCTTGGTAAGAGAATTGATTAAGTCAATGAAATGTCAAAAGTGTTCATCACATTTCCCAGAaaccaaagtgacatcttcaaagtAATTATTTTGCCCAACCGCCAGCCCGAAACCCAAAGACACTTCATTTACTGTAAGATTACAAAGAAAAGTCTCAAATCTTCACGTTTATGAAGCTTGAACCTCCTAATGTTCAACATTTTTCCTTGAagaatgaccaaaaaaaaaaaaacaggtggcaattaattttcttttaattgattaatcaacttATAATTGCAGCTCTACTCATATTAGATGCATACTTGTGCTAAATCCTCAAGATAAACTTAGGACCCCTTTGACATGTAAACCTTGCTTGTATGTACCTATGGATATGTAATTGTGGTTATAATTTGCAAAACAGGTGTTTACACCAAGAACAGAAATTTCCGCCTTTACAAGTCATCAAAAGCTGGAAAGAACGCTGCATTCACGGTGGCAGACGACAACAAGTTTGTTACCAAACACGAGAAGGGAATTTCTCCCGAGGAAAGTGTTTTCTTGGCTTCCTTGATCTGTAATTTGAGGTACATTGAGCAGCTTTACTTCACTTTTCTGAGTGCTAAAATTGTGCCCTTCATCAAACCAAACCTTTAAgagtttatttatgtttatcatTAGTTTCACAGGTCAGAAGATTCTTACGTGGGACGTCCCAGGAACAAAGGAAGCTAAAACCTTGAGGCCTCATTGCGAGCAGGAATCAGCCAAAGATCCAGGTAACACTGGACTGACATTGAGActtctgttttatattgtggATATATGTGCACATGTAGTGCATTAAATAATCGGTCAACATATCGATGTGTTTTCCAGtaataaaaagtttaaatttttgtaactttttttcCTCAGACTTACTCTCTGGCTGCGAGTCGTCCCCTCATCGCGAAGTGGACAACTTTGTATTAACTGTGGTTAAAAAGGATGGAATACATGGAAGTAAGTGTTGGGGATGATACAGGATATGcttttgcaaaaacatttgTCACTTTCAAATAGATCTGCAACGATTAATTGATTCGTCAATTGAAAGAAAACTCACGTCAGCAATAATCAATTTCAGTCATTTCCTGATTCCAGCTCcgtaaatgtgaagatttgcttcttttattcatcattAACGACAGTAAAGTCTAgtgtgttggttggatgaaagaagcaatttaaagacGGCACTTTTATAGATCAAACATTTAAtcttgaaaataatcagcagatttatcaataataaaaattaaCATTATTTGCAGCCCTACTTTCAAAACACGCAAGTACTGATCATTTCCATCACCAATATGTTGCATGCATATGTTGTATGAAACTCGAAGAAACGGCTTCAGATATCTTGTACAACGTTTGACTAACAGTTAAAAGCCCAAAGATTTTCAGTTCATGATAACGACAGCAgaacaaactttgttttttaattaactgGAACAAATCAACGGTTGGTATATAGTGAAAAGTGTTGATGGTTTTATTCTTTACCCAGCACTTTGTGATAGTATGGTATGTTACTATGAACATTTAGCAAGCTCCAAAGTGTGTGTATTAAAAACATCCTTTGTCAGAGTATAATATGCAAAGACTGATTCTATGTTTAATCCAACAGGCATCAGACGATGGAACTACTTTGCTGCTGAACAACTGCTTGTGTACGACATCGCAAAATATCGCTGGTGTGAAAACGTGGGAAGGTTtcacaaaagcaacaacatcaTGTACGTACGTTTGGTGTTTTTTCGACAGTCTTGACATGCTTTGTTTGTGCACATTTCTAATTTGGTCTCGTCCTCCTCTGCAGGATTGTTGTGGATCTCAAAGAGGAAGTGTGGTATCAGAAGTGTCACGACCCTGAATGCAAGAACTTCAGATCCTCAAGTATGTTATGACCTTTAGAACTGACTTTCtgatatacttacaactgtagGAAACTGATCTGTCTTGAGATAATCATTTGTCATGTTTCCAGGTCACTCACTGCCTCAAGAGATCTGCGTCAGCTACATCATGACACTGGTTTGTTTGCTGGATTTTAACAAGCATCCTTTCTAAATAATTTGCCAGAAaatcctgtttgttttcttttaaagctcaAAACCCTGTTGCTCTCCACAACGTGCAGCAGTGTTTGATAACGCTTTCTGTTCACCATCAGGATGATGAAGACCAGGCCTACTTAATGGACGATGCTGGCAACATTGAACCCAGCCAGACACCAAACCAGGCCCAGCAGAGTAGCGTGTGTGCAAAGGGGTCTGCTGATGTCTGGGGAGACGGCCAGGAAGACCAGGACTATTTAGAGAGCCTGGAGGACTTTGAACAAAACAGCGGAGATATCTCTGATGAGCTTCTGCTCAAATGTATGGCAGATTTTGATTCCCGGTAGACGGTGAGGTTCATGTTATTTTTGCACCGACTGTGGAGGCATAAAATACACTTGGTTCACTTTACTTTAAGGCTCCAATTTAGCATTCATGAACAGCATATAATGTgtaataaattattaaattaagtGATATTTACTAACACTTTAAATGTCCTTAGAGCTGCTTATAAATACGATATacttttttaaatgactaattaaaatgcaaacaaaaatacatttctagCCACCAAAACATTAAGAATTCATGGATTCCCTTCTAGGGATCCAATAGGTTTCCAGTTATAAAACACAGCTAAATCCCAAAGTTTTTTAAGAGAATTCTTTATTTGGTACAGTTGACAAATAAGATACTGTACGTATTACTCCAGCACAAAACTGCACCTTTGTCCTTCTCATACCATAAcagtctttaaaaaataaaagaaaaagaatatgGCTTGAACAGTCAATGAAGCCTCAACATGATTAGATGTGTGAAACGATCGTAATTTAGTCAAAACATGTGAATTCACAACCCAACTTTGTGTCGAACAGCTGAAATGCCGCTCCGGTGGTTTCATGGACCATCagtgaaaagtaaaagtgaaatgTGGACATGACGTGGAATtgatttaaacaaaagaaaacaaaaaaacacattacctGGTGCAGCTTTATCCCAAAACCTGTGGCACTAAAATTTGAAAATCTTAAAAGAGGAACTCCGTGTACAGTATAATAAAATTCACTAACATCCATGCAgtgtgaaagaaacaaaagcaaaatggcacaAAAACTCTGTCAAGCAACAAGATTCCCGATAGGCCATCAACCAAATTGTGCACTAAAACACGCTTTATCCGTCCTTTAGCCTACTGAATTGAGAAACATGGGAATGCGCTACAAAGTATCAGGCATGATACTCTGCATACAAATAGACTTTTCAGCGGATACACTATTTACAGCTTCAATGATTACATTAAATATCAACTTAAATAGATAGCCAAAACATTAAATAGTCTGGTATATAAATACTCAATATCTGTCACAATTGTAAAAGCATGTTTATCGGATTTTTCCTGCAGCTCCCGACAATAAAAAGCTAATCCTTTCTGACCATGAAGAAGCCAGGCTTTAAAGGCAGTTAAGGCATAGGCAAGTCACATTTCTCCTCAGTAACACAATGACGTTTTCTGTGATGTTCCGCACTGATAAGCTGATAATAGCTGGGACAATTTAGTTGTACAGTTTCTAGATGAAGCGAAGACAATACACACTTAAAACTGAGACAGCAGTCCCCACAGGATAGTGAAGATCATCACTGGTAGAAAAATGGAGGGAATTCATCCTCAATAAACTATTTGGTTCTGGCTGTGTGCTCTACATGATTGTCACTTTCCCTACAGTCCACCTCAATCCCAGGTTAGATCTTAATTTTGGCATAGAGGTCATCAATTTGCTCTCGGAAGCAATTGCGAAGCTCAGTCCTCTTGGCCTTCAGAGTGGGTGTCAGCAGGCCGTTCTGGACAGAAAACATCTCAGGGTGTAATGTGATATCTCTcacctgcagagaaaaaaaagagcaaaaaatgtatgagtaaaaatattaaatataaatatttgagtCTGGCTGAAGCTACCAGTTATTTTCTTGATTCATTATTTGTTTGATAAAGCATCCAAAAATAGCGCAAAACCCAAGGTGATGTCTTCAAACTGCATTTTTGTCCAGTCCAAACAATAGAAAAGTAAAGCAGGAATgattaaattaaactaaatgaaCAAGCAGAGCTGTCAAACATTCGTTGggtccagcttcttaaatgcatggatttgctgcttttctgagcaaatgaagagtctttggattttggactgttggttggacaaaagaaacaatttgAAGACATATTTTCCCGGAACCCAACGtcactaaaacattttttttccaaaactttggacattttaaagatTCACATTTAATCGTGAAAATAATTGACACTCCTGAAACAAATAtgttgcatttaaaaatgtttatgttgccAGATCAAATCCAGCAACATGAGAAAAGCAGGTCAAACATGGCAACAATCACCTGCTCAAAAGACTTGAGTCCTGCTTCCTTGCCTAGCCTCAGGATGTCCTCCAGGATGGCCGTCTTCACATCCTAAAAACAGTCAGaaaaatgttagcattcaaGTGCATGTGAGGCTGCGTATTAGGGCTGCtgatagtttaaaaaaaatctcacctTGTTCTTGCACAGTTCAGAGTACGATCCTTCAATCCCTTTTTTCTTGATCCAAATAGGTAGAAAGTCTGGATCAGGTACCACAATACCCACCAGGCATGCCTGAAAAATATAACATAGATACCAGGAAGATCAGTGTCCCAAAAATTCACCAAACTAGAAACAGCATTGTTGCTATACCAATCTCATTAATTACTCACCTGTAAACTGTCACCATGAACAAATATCTGGGCCACTGGATCACTGAGATTGTagacattttctattttctcgGGGGCGATGTATTCTCCTTGTGCCAGtttgaaaatgtgcttttttctGTCAGTGATCTTAAGGGTGCCGTTCTGCAACAAACCGGGAGAGAAAAGCCTTGAAATTATGATACAAATTCAATGTCACTGAATGGATTTACCCACGATGTCAGTTAACGATGAATAGTGTCCTTCAGACTGTTCTGCTTACAGGAAGCCATTTGCCAACGTCTCCTGTGTGCAGCCATCCATCCTGGTCGATTGCTTCTGCTGTTTTCTCAGGATCTTTCAGGTATCCCTGGAATACATTTGGTCCTTTGACACACACCTAGGAGGATGATCAGAGATAAAAAGTAACACAAATGGATCAATAATGTAACCATACTAGTTGCATGACTCAGGGATCACAATGTCAGTCCGCATTAATTGGTCAGTCCACCAGACTGAATTAACTCAACGTACTGATTGGATTCCTTTGAAATTCTCTCCAGACAtctgtttgattattttctgaCCTTTCCTCTAGAACCCACCAGCTCAAACAGCTGGAAAATATTCTCAAAACTAAGATCTTAACATGGTAaaaattagggctgcaactacaaaaaatattttcattgttgattaatcgGTTGACTATTTTCTTGATAAATCAAGTAGTCACTTGGTCACAAATATTAAGAAAATTGGGAAAAATGTCAAGGAGAGTTTTGTCCTCAAATATCTTTGTTGTATCAACGCAAGAAATGATGTTTACTGTAATAGGCATAAAGAAAccacaaaatattaacatttaagaagctggaatcagaattATGACTCGATAGCAATACTTGGCAATTAATACAGTAGCAAGCTTCTCATTGATTAATTGCTGAATCTGTTGTTAACACATCAGCATGATAGCGTTGACACTGTGAACATGTTAGCTTACTAACGTCAGCTTTCAGCTTAAGGGCTGCCCACATGACCATGACTAAAAAAAATATCCGTTTCATATGTTGCTTGTGTTATTCCCGATCTTAAATTTTGTTTTGCGGCCCTCACTACACAGTAATAAAGGGATTTATTGTGCATTTCTTTTGGATCTTTTCATGAATTCAGCCTGATGTGCAGCTAGAAACGCAGACAAGGAGCCAGTTTAGGAAAAAAGCTACACCGGGTGTGTTCATTGTAATGAAGGATTAAGTTCATCAGCCTAAATTCAACAGTGTTGCCCTTAATGTTTGTGTCTACTAGTTCTCTGTATGGTGTTGAGGCATGTGATTTATCAGGCTGTGGCTGCACAGATGATTTTTGTTAGTGGGATCATTCCACAGTTTTGTCTCTTCAGTAGTGTGATTTTGTTTATAATTATACTACCAATAATAGTAAATAAAAAATTTGTGCTTGAATCTCCTGTTTTTGagaacacaaataaatacactttCTGATCCATGCATGTGTCTGATTGGTACTGAAGcacctcctcacctctccctctccattgGCAGCCAGGTAGTTCATTTCTGCAACATCCACCAGTTTGACAGAGTTGCAGGGCAGAGGAGGACCGACGTGACCTGGAGACACAAAATACATAAAGTTCAGGTTCACAATTTCAAGAAATAATCATgggtatttttaaaacacaagggGCAGTACATCAGAAGGATCAAGCGCAACAGTTAGTGGATGTGTGTAGCTTTCACCTGCTGACCAGTCCCCGGGCATTGACATGGTGCACCCAGCTGTACATTCGGTCTGACCATAGCCCTCATAAAACTGTGGAGCAGAGCATGTTTATTTTTAGTGACAGTCATGGAGTTAAAACAGTCCCAGTTATTGATAAATTAAAGTGTGGATGCGGCTCACCTGACAGCCCAGTGCAGCTCGTAGGAACGTCAGGATGGTCGGAGACACCGGAGCTGCTCCTGTGATCATGAGTCGGACACGGCCGCCCAGACTCGCCTGCAGAGTGtgaaacaaacaggaagacacACAATGTCAAACTGAAACACTGGCCATTGTTTCTTATACACAATAAAACCCTAATCATAATTATTAAAATTACAGTCAGGGACCTGGCACATGTGATTGGTGTTTATCTGACCTACAATAACAGCAACAGTCCTGTGCCTTTAACATATTGATACAAGTTTAATAGGATAAACCCCTTGAGATGAACCATCTCGTTTTCGAGGGGGTCCCAACATAACATATGAACGATGATAGAATctaaaagtacaaaaaagagGTAGTTatcattctgtgtgtgtttatattagATTAAATCAGCCTTTATTGTCTGCCTAAGGAGAGATCTGTCTTGGCCATTTGACAGAAGACAGTAAACATGGTATCCTCCAGCAAACGTTCCACTGGAACATAAAtattaaatttacatttttaagagCAAGAAGGAAAAGTGTGTTAGAGTTGATCAGAAACACGAAGCCTCTCCACAGCACGCTGTGTTTACCTGTACTTTCTTGAAGATGAGTTTGTCCCACATGCTGTCTTTTCTGACCACGCCACTCTTAAGCTCCGCCTCCTTCCTCCGGAAGGCAAAATCGAGCAGCCATCTCTTCAGTGGCGTGTTGGCTTGACTAAATACCTGTGGAGAATTTAAACAagcttattttaaaaaaagccttttgAACAGATCTGCTGAGGAGAATCACCACATTTTATGATTAACAAGGCAGTAGAGAAAATATGTTAGATAAATAGTGGATCAATTTGCATGTAAACATTTGATAAACTACATAAACACTTTGTCTGACCTTATCAAACATGCGGTTGAGAAGGCGTGGGACCACAGGGAAGACTGTCGGCTGCAGAGCTTTCAAATCATCCATCAAAAGTCGAATGTCCCCTTGAAAATAACCGATGCGAGCTCCATGGATGAGGACAACACCctgatggaaaaataaatcagagcAACATTGTGTTCACCAGAGGGCAGTGTTACCTCTGAAGATTTCACTACATATCCACACATCCAGTGTTTGTCACTGAAGTCCATTGCTGTATTTCTTCAAGTTCA from Sparus aurata chromosome 1, fSpaAur1.1, whole genome shotgun sequence encodes the following:
- the primpol gene encoding DNA-directed primase/polymerase protein isoform X1 translates to MSKWGDRLKKVEQLAQSFQLKPLATRYKPRLWPCQPSSVWKLFPRQNMAISFAKSCKETVHVFALEKENTPLGQRIYLVTSYSELWHYYKTYPQSLMHCYEVIPEGTVCKLYFDLEFHKPSNKKADGKAMVSSLIQYVCDKLMEVYGIKCSSNNILNLDSSTEEKFSRHLIFNIQNAAFKDNIHVGRFIHAILQPVLSTPKSGSSLNDEMNSVAENNETRRTHADSEEKPSKAGETSESPQAKRRKLGDRDLRFLQVKNKDGQDCLFVDLGVYTKNRNFRLYKSSKAGKNAAFTVADDNKFVTKHEKGISPEESVFLASLICNLSFTGQKILTWDVPGTKEAKTLRPHCEQESAKDPDLLSGCESSPHREVDNFVLTVVKKDGIHGSIRRWNYFAAEQLLVYDIAKYRWCENVGRFHKSNNIMIVVDLKEEVWYQKCHDPECKNFRSSSHSLPQEICVSYIMTLDDEDQAYLMDDAGNIEPSQTPNQAQQSSVCAKGSADVWGDGQEDQDYLESLEDFEQNSGDISDELLLKCMADFDSR
- the primpol gene encoding DNA-directed primase/polymerase protein isoform X2; this translates as MSKWGDRLKKVEQLAQSFQLKPLATRYKPRLWPCQPSSVWKLFPRQNMAISFAKSCKETVHVFALEKENTPLGQRIYLVTSYSELWHYYKTYPQSLMHCYEVIPEGTVCKLYFDLEFHKPSNKKADGKAMVSSLIQYVCDKLMEVYGIKCSSNNILNLDSSTEEKFSRHLIFNIQNAAFKDNIHVGRFIHAILQPVLSTPKSGSSLNDEMNSVAENNETRTHADSEEKPSKAGETSESPQAKRRKLGDRDLRFLQVKNKDGQDCLFVDLGVYTKNRNFRLYKSSKAGKNAAFTVADDNKFVTKHEKGISPEESVFLASLICNLSFTGQKILTWDVPGTKEAKTLRPHCEQESAKDPDLLSGCESSPHREVDNFVLTVVKKDGIHGSIRRWNYFAAEQLLVYDIAKYRWCENVGRFHKSNNIMIVVDLKEEVWYQKCHDPECKNFRSSSHSLPQEICVSYIMTLDDEDQAYLMDDAGNIEPSQTPNQAQQSSVCAKGSADVWGDGQEDQDYLESLEDFEQNSGDISDELLLKCMADFDSR
- the primpol gene encoding DNA-directed primase/polymerase protein isoform X3; protein product: MHCYEVIPEGTVCKLYFDLEFHKPSNKKADGKAMVSSLIQYVCDKLMEVYGIKCSSNNILNLDSSTEEKFSRHLIFNIQNAAFKDNIHVGRFIHAILQPVLSTPKSGSSLNDEMNSVAENNETRRTHADSEEKPSKAGETSESPQAKRRKLGDRDLRFLQVKNKDGQDCLFVDLGVYTKNRNFRLYKSSKAGKNAAFTVADDNKFVTKHEKGISPEESVFLASLICNLSFTGQKILTWDVPGTKEAKTLRPHCEQESAKDPDLLSGCESSPHREVDNFVLTVVKKDGIHGSIRRWNYFAAEQLLVYDIAKYRWCENVGRFHKSNNIMIVVDLKEEVWYQKCHDPECKNFRSSSHSLPQEICVSYIMTLDDEDQAYLMDDAGNIEPSQTPNQAQQSSVCAKGSADVWGDGQEDQDYLESLEDFEQNSGDISDELLLKCMADFDSR
- the acsl1a gene encoding long-chain-fatty-acid--CoA ligase 1a isoform X2, with protein sequence MQAQEVLRQLRIPELDDLRQYVRGLPTNALMGMGAFAALTTYWFASRPKALKAPCDLGLQSVEIPGGERARRSVLNDGVEPLTHYYSDALTMYEVFLRGLRVSNDGPCLGSRKPNQPYEWQSYKEVLDRAEHIGSALLHRGHSHTGDKFIGIFSQNRPEWTISELACYTYSMVAVPLYDTLGTEAIGYIIDKAAIKTVICDVPEKARMILDCASEKGRTIKTILLMEVFDTDLVTRGQECGIDILSLNEFEALGKANYQKPVPPKSEDLAIICFTSGTTGNPKGAMLTHGNVISNTAAFIRMTEGVLKPTSKDVLISFLPLAHMFERVVEGVVLIHGARIGYFQGDIRLLMDDLKALQPTVFPVVPRLLNRMFDKVFSQANTPLKRWLLDFAFRRKEAELKSGVVRKDSMWDKLIFKKVQASLGGRVRLMITGAAPVSPTILTFLRAALGCQFYEGYGQTECTAGCTMSMPGDWSAGHVGPPLPCNSVKLVDVAEMNYLAANGEGEVCVKGPNVFQGYLKDPEKTAEAIDQDGWLHTGDVGKWLPNGTLKITDRKKHIFKLAQGEYIAPEKIENVYNLSDPVAQIFVHGDSLQACLVGIVVPDPDFLPIWIKKKGIEGSYSELCKNKDVKTAILEDILRLGKEAGLKSFEQVRDITLHPEMFSVQNGLLTPTLKAKRTELRNCFREQIDDLYAKIKI
- the acsl1a gene encoding long-chain-fatty-acid--CoA ligase 1a isoform X1; this encodes MQAQEVLRQLRIPELDDLRQYVRGLPTNALMGMGAFAALTTYWFASRPKALKAPCDLGLQSVEIPGGERARRSVLNDGVEPLTHYYSDALTMYEVFLRGLRVSNDGPCLGSRKPNQPYEWQSYKEVLDRAEHIGSALLHRGHSHTGDKFIGIFSQNRPEWTISELACYTYSMVAVPLYDTLGTEAIGYIIDKAAIKTVICDVPEKARMILDCASEKGRTIKTILLMEVFDTDLVTRGQECGIDILSLNEFEALGKANYQKPVPPKSEDLAIICFTSGTTGNPKGAMLTHGNVISNTAAFIRMTEVHCMLGLDDIHVSYLPLAHMFERVVQGVVLIHGARIGYFQGDIRLLMDDLKALQPTVFPVVPRLLNRMFDKVFSQANTPLKRWLLDFAFRRKEAELKSGVVRKDSMWDKLIFKKVQASLGGRVRLMITGAAPVSPTILTFLRAALGCQFYEGYGQTECTAGCTMSMPGDWSAGHVGPPLPCNSVKLVDVAEMNYLAANGEGEVCVKGPNVFQGYLKDPEKTAEAIDQDGWLHTGDVGKWLPNGTLKITDRKKHIFKLAQGEYIAPEKIENVYNLSDPVAQIFVHGDSLQACLVGIVVPDPDFLPIWIKKKGIEGSYSELCKNKDVKTAILEDILRLGKEAGLKSFEQVRDITLHPEMFSVQNGLLTPTLKAKRTELRNCFREQIDDLYAKIKI